In Methylobacterium sp. WL1, the sequence ATGCACGGCCGCGGACTGATCCAAAGTCAGAACTTTGAACGCCTGCCAGCCGCGCGGGCGCTCCACCGCCTCGACGACGATGCGCGCGCCTTCGCTGGCCGCCTGGAACCCGTCCCGCCGCAGGCAGGTGACGTGCAGCAGGATGTCGGGGGCGCCGTCGTCGGGTACGATGAAGCCGAAGCCCTTGGACACGTCGAACCACTTGATGCGGCCGGAGACCTCTACGAGGTCGAGTGCCTCGTCCTCACCGGCGGCCGCTTCGGCGACACGGCTGTCCTCGGTCCGATTGGGATTCTGCGGCCCGGATCCGCGTTCATCAGACATGGCCGAGCAACCTACACCGAATCACGCCGCGCGCTCTCACAGCAAGATTAACGAAGTCCTGATTCCCGGAAAGCCCATATGACCGGCATAGGGGCCCTCGCGAGTTGCAATCTTGCCTGGGGGAGGCAGGTCCGCAACAGTCGATCGGTCGCAGGGAGAGCGGAATTGGGCGTCCTGTCGCCACCAAGGCATCTGGATCGCCCGCCATATCGCGTCCAATCAGGTTTTTGCGACCTTCGTGCGCCCGTGTTCACGTCTTCGAGAGCAGTTTCGATCGCGGCAAGGGCGCGGCGCGATCACGAGCAGCGGTGGCGTCCGAGGTCCAGGCGTGGTTTGAGCCCATCGCCATGTCGATAGCCCCCGCACTTCCCACGCCCCCTGAGACGACCACGCGCGCCGCGCGGTCAGGCCGCTACCCGATCATCGACGCGGTGCGGGCGGCGGCCCTCGTGGCGATGGCGAGCTACCACACGCTTTGGGACCTCGGCTTCCTGCGGCTGACAGCCGAGAATTACGCGCTGACGGCGGCGGGCCATCGGGCGGCGGAGACGATCGCCGGGACCTTCCTCACGCTCGTCGGCGTCGGACTGGTCTTGATGAACGGGCGCGGCATTCGTGCGCGCCAGACCGTGCTGAGGCTTGCGCGGATCGGCGGGGCTGCGCTCCTCGTGACACTCGGGACCTGGATCGCGTTTCCCGACGCGTACGTGTTCTTCGGCATCCTGCACTGCATTGCCCTCTCGAGCGTGCTCGGCCTGCCGTTCCTCTTCGCCCCTGTGGCGGTGACGGCGCTCGCCACGATGGCGGTCTTCGCCGCACCGCTCGTGGTGCACGGGTCTCGGCTCGATGACCCGATCCTGTTCTTCCTCGGCCTTGGTTCCGGGACGCCGCGAACCAACGATTACGTGCCGTTATTCCCGTGGTTCGGGTTCGTCTTGTCGGGGATCGTCCTCGGGCGGCTCGGCCTGCCGATTCTTGCGCGGTCCCGGCTCGGCAACTGGGCGCCGCGTTCGGCACCTGGGCGTGCAGCGACGTTCTTGGGGCGCCACAGCCTGATCGTGTATCTCGTGCACCAGCCCGTGCTGCTGGGGCTGCTCACCGGTCTCGTCACCCTGACGGGACCGAACCCGATGGCTGGTCTCCGCGCGTTTCGGGCCGATTACGTGACGATCTGCACACGCACCGGCGGGGAGCCGCCGCTCTGCCGCATCGCGGCCCGGTGCACCTCCGATGCGCTGATCAAGGAGGATCTTTTCCGGGAGGATGGTCGCCCCTTCAGCCCGGCAGAGCGGTTGCGGGCACAGGCCCTATCGCAGGGCTGCTACGGGTCGATCGAGGCGGCCTCTCGAATGCCGAAGTAGGATACGAACCGCGGCAGCCTTGCAAGACAGCGCAGGGTGCGTCCAACCCACTGCCTTGGTCCAGCGAAGAACGTATCGCGGGCTTCGAAGGAGCCGCTCAGGGATCGTCGAACGATCGGGAGAACTCCTGATCACCACCCGCTTTGCGTCGGCATCCCAGGATCAGGGCGCGGGCAAGATAAGATCTCCAGCCCACGCCATGATCGTCTCGCAGTCAGAATCCCCTAGCAAATCAATCCTTGGCGCGCTCGACGTAGGCGCCGTCCGCCGTCATCACCACCACGCGGGTACCGGCGGCGATGTGAGGCGGCACGGTGGTGCGGACGCCGTTCGAGAGGGTGGCGGGCTTGTAGGACGAGGAGGCGGTCTGGCCCTTGAGCACCGGCTCGGTTTCGGTGACCTCCAAGGTCACCCGCTGGGGCAACTCGATGGTCAGCGGCACGTCGTTATGGCTCGACAGCATCACGGCCATGCCCTCCTGAAGGTAGGGGGCGGCGTCGCCGACCACGTCCGCCGGTACAGCGACCTGCTCGTAGCTCTCGGGGTTCATGAAGTGGAACCCCTCGGCGTCGCTGTAGAGGAAGGTGTGCTCGCGATCCTCCACGAAGGCCCGCTCGACCTGCTCGGTGGTCCGGTAGCGCTCGGACACCTTCACGCCGTCCGTGATGCGGCGCATGTCGAGCTGGGTCACCGGGGTGCCCTTGCCGGGATGGATGTTCTCGACGAACAGGATCACGTAGAGCTTGCCGTCCTTGTCGACGACGTTGCCCTTGCGGAGCGTTGAGGCGATCACCTTCACGGAATTCGGTCCTGCATTGACAAGGCGGGTCGGCACGCGCCAAGCGCGTGCACTGGATCTCAGGCCCCGCCACTATCGCATCTGCGGCGTGGTTGCCAGCCGGCGAACCTCACCCGGCGGTCTCGGCGAAAGGCACCGATGCTTCCCCGCGGTGGATCGGAGGCCAGCCTCGCGCCTGGGTCGCACTCAGGGCGGCTCGCTCGTGCCTGGGGCCGGCCATGCTGGAGACCGATTGTGACCGGAGCTGTCTCGCCCTGGTGGGCGCCCGACCGCCACGCCGACCGCAGGCCTCGCCTGCTGCTGCGCAACCGGATTCTGGCCGCGTTCCGGGCCTGGTTCGCGGAGCGGGACTTCGTCGAGGCCGAGACCGCCTGCCTGCAGGTCTCACCCGGCAACGAAGCGCATCTCTCGGCCTTCGCCACCGAAGCCATCGGCGGCAGTGGCGCGCGGACGCCGCTCTACCTGCACACTTCCCCGGAATTCGCCTGCAAGAAGCTGCTGGCTGCGGGCGAGACGCGGCTCCTCAGTGTCGCCCGGGTGTTCCGAAACCGTGAGCGCGGCCCTCTGCACCATCCTGAATTCACCATGCTGGAATGGTACCGCGCTGGCGTGCCCTACACGGCGTTGATGGCCGATTGCGCCGAGCTTCTGGCGCTTGCCGCCGAGACCGCCGGCACACGCCGGTTCGTCTACCGGGGCCGGGAGGCCGACCCGTTCGCCGCGTGCGAGCGGCTGACCCTGGCTGAGGCGTTCGCGCGCTTTGCCGGCATCGATCTGTTGGCCACACTATCGCCGGATGGCGAGACCGACCGCGACGCCCTTGCCGGCGCCGTGGAGGCTGCGGACCTGCGCGTCGCCCCGGATGACACGTGGGCGGATCTGTTTTCGCGGGTTCTGGTTGCGCGGATCGAGCCGCATCTTGGTATCGGGCGCCCGACGATCCTGTGCGAATACCCGATCAGCGAGGCGGCCCTGGCCCGCCCGGTGCCGGACGATCCGCGGGTCTCCGAACGGTTCGAGCTCTATGCCTGCGGTGTCGAACTCGCGAATGCCTTCGGAGAATTGACCGATCCGGTCGCGTTACGCCGCCGTTTCGACGCGGAGATGGCGGTGAAGCTGCGCGTT encodes:
- the epmA gene encoding EF-P lysine aminoacylase EpmA: MTGAVSPWWAPDRHADRRPRLLLRNRILAAFRAWFAERDFVEAETACLQVSPGNEAHLSAFATEAIGGSGARTPLYLHTSPEFACKKLLAAGETRLLSVARVFRNRERGPLHHPEFTMLEWYRAGVPYTALMADCAELLALAAETAGTRRFVYRGREADPFAACERLTLAEAFARFAGIDLLATLSPDGETDRDALAGAVEAADLRVAPDDTWADLFSRVLVARIEPHLGIGRPTILCEYPISEAALARPVPDDPRVSERFELYACGVELANAFGELTDPVALRRRFDAEMAVKLRVYDEAYPIDSDFFEALAVMPDASGIALGFDRLAMLACGANRVDDVIWTPVVETLP
- a CDS encoding cold-shock protein; amino-acid sequence: MSDERGSGPQNPNRTEDSRVAEAAAGEDEALDLVEVSGRIKWFDVSKGFGFIVPDDGAPDILLHVTCLRRDGFQAASEGARIVVEAVERPRGWQAFKVLTLDQSAAVHPSEMPMPRTHVSVTPTSGLETAVVKWFNRLRGFGFLTRGDGTPDIFVHMETLRRYGIAELKPGDAVLVRYGDGSKGVMAAEIRLVDGALPASH
- the efp gene encoding elongation factor P, whose translation is MKVIASTLRKGNVVDKDGKLYVILFVENIHPGKGTPVTQLDMRRITDGVKVSERYRTTEQVERAFVEDREHTFLYSDAEGFHFMNPESYEQVAVPADVVGDAAPYLQEGMAVMLSSHNDVPLTIELPQRVTLEVTETEPVLKGQTASSSYKPATLSNGVRTTVPPHIAAGTRVVVMTADGAYVERAKD
- a CDS encoding heparan-alpha-glucosaminide N-acetyltransferase encodes the protein MSIAPALPTPPETTTRAARSGRYPIIDAVRAAALVAMASYHTLWDLGFLRLTAENYALTAAGHRAAETIAGTFLTLVGVGLVLMNGRGIRARQTVLRLARIGGAALLVTLGTWIAFPDAYVFFGILHCIALSSVLGLPFLFAPVAVTALATMAVFAAPLVVHGSRLDDPILFFLGLGSGTPRTNDYVPLFPWFGFVLSGIVLGRLGLPILARSRLGNWAPRSAPGRAATFLGRHSLIVYLVHQPVLLGLLTGLVTLTGPNPMAGLRAFRADYVTICTRTGGEPPLCRIAARCTSDALIKEDLFREDGRPFSPAERLRAQALSQGCYGSIEAASRMPK